The Saprospiraceae bacterium genome contains the following window.
AATGAATTCCATTTTTTGCTAAACTTCCGGTATAAAACTGGGAACTTAGATACCCCCCGTTGCATGGAAAGAAACTGTTTGCAAAATTATTTGAACGGTATAAGCCACCATCCGTTGCTATATAAATTTTATTTGCGTCAAATGGATTGCTGATTATATCATGCATGTCGGCATGAATTTTTATTCTCCTTAAAATGAGATTAAACAATTGATTCCCAGTTCCAGTAGTGTCAATATATAAATCAACACCTCCCATAATGAGTTGGGATGAATCGTCATCTTTGATGTGCAAACATTTGGCATACCAACCTTGATACGAAGTGACATCTTTAATTGGTGTGTAATATTTTATTGAATCAAATCGATCGGTAGTGCGGAGCATTCCAACACTTTTAAAGGCATCAGAAAAAGCTGCATATACTTTTTTAGGATTCTTTTTGTAAGATGCAAGCATAATACGACCTTCATAAAAGCTGTCATTGGGTGATTGGATTTTCTTCCAGTTTAATCCGCTATTGCTTGTTTTATAAATACCATATTCTGGACTATTTATTCCTCCAATAGCTGCATATATTATTTTAGGATCTTCTCCATCCATTAATAAATCTAAAGCCATAGGAATATCCAAGTTTATTTTCCAGTTAAGACCGCCATCAACTGATCTGTAAACACCTTGGGTTGTTGCAGCAAATACAACATTTGGATTTGTTGGATTAATTAATATTTTCCATACGGCGGTATTGTTATTTGAACTCCAATCGAGTACCAAGTTCCAGGTCAATCCATGGTCTTGACTCTTTAAAATGCCAATACCCTTTGAGCCTCTTAACGTGCGTGTTTGCAGACCGCCATCAGTTCCATTGTAATTGTACACTTCGCCAGTGCCAATATAAATTGTACTGGGTTGATTTGATTGGATCGCGATACTCGACACTGAACTCACTGGAAAATTTGTTGGAACGTAGGTCCAGGCAGTATTGCCGATCCCACCCGTGCTGGATCTCCACAATCCCGAGCCTGCACTTCCCATCCACAATTCATTTGTATCCAATGGATTTATTGCAATGCACAAACTTCTACCTGCAATATTTGATGGCCCAATAGAGTTCCATTGCGATAAGTTTCGAAATGTATTGTGTGAATTTGATTTTTTAGATAATTGATAGGTTCTGTAAAAAGTGCCATCATTTGTGTGACTGTAAGGAAAATCTTCTACCAAACTTCTGAATTGAAAATATTCAAAAGCTTCTTCATTAACTTCAATTTCATGGTTCTGATCTTTCGAAGAATGGTGAGCACATGAAAATGATAAAACAATTCCAATTAAAATAATTGTAGTGTGTAGTTTAGCCATAAATAATTTTATCCTCCACTTCGTTTTGTGTTTTTATAGCCCAACGCTATTAATATATTTATAACTTTCTCAACCTGATCCCCTTGTATGATGATTTCATGTTCTTTGACACTTCCTCCAACACCGCATTTTTGCTTAATTTGTTTGCAAAGTTTTTCGAGTGTTTCATCGGTTTCTTCCAAGCCAAATATTCTACAGACTGATTTTCCGGCTTTAAGTTTTGAATAGCGTTCAACGCGAACTTTTTGCAAATTTTTATTTACAAGATCCGGAGTTTCATCTTCTTGTATAGGAGGCCCTTCTTTATTGGTTGAATACGCCAAGCTTAAATCCTGTAATGAGTTCAATGTTTTTTTCTGCATATACTAGATCTTGTTTACAGAACTCCCACTTAAAGAATTTTTAATTTGAATGTCCATGATTTTATGAGCAATTGGAGCTGTAATCGTGTTAAAAGTGTTAATGCATTGATCAATTTCTTTTTTAGAATCAGTTGCCAACACTTGAATTAAGTTATTTAGTTGAAAATTCATTAATTCCAATTCATCAGAATCTAAAATCGTTTTGTTTTGATTAATGAACCGTTTCGTGTTCAATATGAGATAATTCAATTCATTTATACTGTCTAATTTTGCTTTGTTATTTGCATCTGATTCAGCATTGGTTATGGAATCTTTAAGTCGTTGTTGAATTTCGTCATCGGAAAGTTTCAAAGAGGAGCGAATTTCAATTTGTTGTTCAATACCACTTCTGATTTCTTTTGCGCTTACACTTAATATTCCATCAGCATTTAAATTAAATTTAATTTCAATTTTCGGAAGACCTGCCGG
Protein-coding sequences here:
- a CDS encoding translation initiation factor, translated to MQKKTLNSLQDLSLAYSTNKEGPPIQEDETPDLVNKNLQKVRVERYSKLKAGKSVCRIFGLEETDETLEKLCKQIKQKCGVGGSVKEHEIIIQGDQVEKVINILIALGYKNTKRSGG